A region of Malaciobacter marinus DNA encodes the following proteins:
- a CDS encoding MarR family transcriptional regulator, protein MNLKSFETNLENVKKLTPEVYKDSMNITIPFFILHRKIFEHGDKFLKKNFLLNQSELDILSTLYYKAENNFTMSPTDLYDVMFFSSGGMTKVLKKLEQKEYIKRIDNILDKRSKLVQLTNLGKDITKKSLKQIVELEDKYFDKLDKEEQKLLNKLLLKALS, encoded by the coding sequence ATGAATTTAAAATCCTTTGAAACCAATCTTGAAAATGTAAAAAAATTAACACCAGAAGTTTATAAAGACAGTATGAATATTACTATTCCATTTTTTATTTTACATAGAAAAATATTTGAACATGGAGATAAGTTTTTAAAGAAAAACTTTTTATTAAATCAAAGTGAACTTGATATATTATCAACGCTTTATTATAAGGCTGAAAATAACTTTACTATGAGTCCTACAGATTTATATGATGTAATGTTTTTTTCTTCAGGTGGAATGACAAAAGTACTAAAAAAACTTGAACAAAAAGAGTATATTAAAAGAATTGATAATATATTAGATAAAAGAAGTAAACTTGTACAACTAACAAATCTGGGTAAAGACATAACAAAAAAATCTTTAAAACAAATAGTAGAACTTGAAGATAAATATTTTGATAAATTAGACAAGGAAGAACAAAAGCTTTTAAATAAACTACTTTTAAAAGCTTTATCTTAA
- a CDS encoding 2-oxoglutarate ferredoxin oxidoreductase subunit beta, with protein MAFNYDKYLRVDKMPTLWCWGCGDGVILKALIRAIEKIGWDMNDVCVVSGIGCSGRFSSYINCNTVHTTHGRTIAYATGIKLANPDKHVICVTGDGDGLAIGGNHTIHGCRRNIDLNHIVVNNFIYGLTNSQTSPTTPQGMWTVTAKRGNIDPTFDACNLAIGAGASFVARETMLDPKKLERIFVKGFQHKGYSFFDIFSNCHINLGRKNKMGTAMQNLEWIDSISLAKTKFDKLEDEDKVGKFPTGVLKQNTEALEYCDSYEKVKLAHQNNTKVEL; from the coding sequence ATGGCTTTTAATTATGATAAATACCTAAGAGTAGATAAAATGCCAACACTTTGGTGCTGGGGTTGTGGTGATGGTGTTATTTTAAAAGCACTAATTAGAGCCATTGAAAAAATTGGTTGGGATATGAATGATGTATGTGTTGTATCAGGAATTGGATGTTCTGGTAGATTTTCATCATATATAAACTGTAATACAGTTCATACCACACATGGAAGAACTATTGCTTATGCAACAGGAATAAAACTTGCAAACCCTGATAAACATGTAATTTGTGTTACTGGTGATGGAGATGGATTAGCAATTGGTGGGAATCATACTATTCATGGGTGTAGAAGAAATATTGATTTAAATCACATAGTTGTAAATAATTTTATTTATGGACTTACAAATTCACAAACAAGCCCAACAACTCCACAAGGTATGTGGACAGTTACAGCAAAAAGAGGTAATATAGATCCTACTTTTGATGCATGTAATTTAGCAATTGGTGCAGGAGCTAGTTTTGTAGCAAGAGAAACAATGCTTGATCCAAAAAAACTTGAAAGAATTTTTGTAAAAGGTTTTCAACATAAAGGTTATTCATTTTTTGATATATTCTCTAATTGTCATATAAATTTAGGAAGAAAAAACAAAATGGGTACTGCAATGCAAAACTTGGAGTGGATTGATTCTATTTCTCTTGCAAAAACAAAGTTTGATAAACTAGAAGATGAAGATAAAGTAGGAAAATTTCCAACAGGTGTGCTAAAACAAAATACAGAAGCTTTAGAGTATTGTGACTCTTATGAAAAAGTAAAACTAGCACATCAAAACAATACAAAAGTTGAGCTTTAG
- a CDS encoding 3'-5' exonuclease: MRSKNRKNRNRKSTHVSNIDKLIAKLNKKDMPLDEFLATLDSFKDTFYENAELEMELLLSNGLPIELEGENIFLKTNKTPFKEQTFCIVDIETNGSDVNKGQIIELGAVKYKNGKIIDSFDSLVFAKSIPRYIQEVTNITPKMLENAPVVEKVLKEFKLFLEDDVFVAHDIKFDYNFISDSLKKYHLGQLENRKLCTIALARRTIDAQRYGLDFLKELLHIKIDNLHRAYSDALSTTYILKESLKSLPNNVLTTEELINFSKSDNIINKGR; the protein is encoded by the coding sequence ATGAGATCTAAAAATAGAAAAAATAGAAATAGAAAAAGTACTCACGTTTCAAATATCGATAAATTAATAGCAAAATTAAATAAAAAAGATATGCCATTAGATGAGTTTTTAGCTACATTAGATAGTTTTAAAGATACTTTTTATGAAAATGCAGAATTAGAAATGGAATTACTATTATCAAATGGTTTACCAATAGAACTTGAGGGTGAAAATATCTTTTTAAAGACAAATAAAACACCTTTTAAAGAGCAGACTTTTTGTATAGTTGATATAGAAACAAATGGTTCTGATGTAAATAAAGGGCAAATAATTGAACTTGGTGCTGTTAAGTATAAAAATGGAAAAATAATTGATAGTTTTGATTCTTTGGTTTTTGCAAAAAGTATACCAAGATATATTCAAGAAGTTACAAATATCACACCTAAAATGTTAGAAAATGCACCCGTTGTTGAAAAAGTATTAAAAGAGTTTAAACTTTTTTTAGAAGATGATGTTTTTGTTGCTCATGATATAAAATTTGATTACAATTTTATATCTGATTCTTTAAAAAAATATCATTTGGGTCAATTAGAAAATAGAAAGCTTTGTACTATTGCTCTTGCACGAAGAACAATTGATGCTCAAAGGTATGGTTTAGATTTTTTAAAGGAACTTTTACATATAAAAATAGATAATTTACATAGAGCTTACAGTGATGCTTTAAGTACAACATATATATTAAAAGAGTCTTTAAAAAGTTTACCAAATAATGTTTTGACAACAGAAGAGTTAATAAACTTTTCAAAATCTGATAACATTATAAATAAAGGAAGATAA
- a CDS encoding paraquat-inducible protein A, whose product MQNKLKNIVVCKDCALVLNKPQTDYKHQFHCPRCNALIYKFGQDYQTVLLLAITSIILFFPAILLPILTLEVLDLKQTTTLVETLLIFFKSGYVAISIFITFIGIVVPFFMLLLILSILTPLKFGKNSKYVSKFLKLYEHLLEWQMAEVYMISIVVAIIKLQKMATLHIGLGLYFFFGFLIMMFLTMSLFNPQDIWNEE is encoded by the coding sequence TTGCAAAATAAATTGAAGAATATAGTAGTTTGTAAAGATTGTGCCTTAGTTTTAAATAAACCACAAACAGATTACAAACATCAGTTTCATTGCCCAAGATGTAACGCACTCATTTATAAGTTTGGTCAAGATTATCAAACTGTACTATTACTTGCAATTACTTCTATTATACTATTTTTCCCTGCAATACTTTTACCAATACTTACACTTGAAGTTTTAGATTTAAAACAAACAACAACATTAGTTGAAACTTTATTGATTTTTTTTAAAAGTGGATATGTGGCTATTTCTATTTTTATCACATTTATTGGTATAGTCGTGCCTTTTTTTATGCTTTTGCTTATTTTATCTATTTTAACTCCTTTGAAATTTGGAAAAAATTCAAAGTATGTATCAAAATTTTTGAAATTATATGAACACTTATTAGAGTGGCAAATGGCTGAAGTTTATATGATAAGTATTGTTGTGGCTATTATCAAACTTCAAAAAATGGCAACTTTACATATTGGTTTGGGATTGTATTTTTTCTTCGGATTTTTAATTATGATGTTTTTAACAATGTCTTTATTTAATCCACAAGATATTTGGAATGAAGAATGA
- a CDS encoding DMT family transporter yields MSAWIYLILAGVLEIGFASMLKLTENFTKLIPTLIFVLFALGSFISLTKALESIPIGTAYAIWTGIGAFGTIIIGILFYKEPASMMRLFFLFTLISSIIGLKLVTN; encoded by the coding sequence ATGTCAGCATGGATTTATTTGATTTTAGCAGGTGTTTTAGAAATAGGTTTTGCCTCAATGCTAAAACTAACAGAAAATTTTACAAAACTTATACCAACTTTGATTTTTGTACTCTTTGCCTTAGGAAGTTTTATTAGTCTAACAAAAGCATTAGAGTCTATTCCAATAGGAACAGCTTATGCAATTTGGACAGGAATAGGTGCATTTGGTACTATTATAATAGGAATTTTATTTTATAAAGAACCAGCTAGTATGATGAGACTATTTTTTTTATTTACACTTATTTCATCAATTATTGGTTTAAAATTAGTAACAAATTAA
- a CDS encoding paraquat-inducible protein A, whose product MKYKNDKDLGLVLCMHCMKVLESKQKVCPKCNSKLKQRDEYSYLKTLSFSLVAIIFLFPANLLPMMEVTTLGVVEKSTIFDGILYFFQTKSYFIAIVIFIASIAVPIFKLAVLLYLLYVTRYNKISLAKNATKYYRIIKFIGKWSMLDIFVVALMIVMVQFGNLTNISAGLAAIAFTVVVISTMLATQSFDTRLLWDKD is encoded by the coding sequence ATGAAATATAAAAATGATAAAGATTTAGGCTTAGTTCTTTGTATGCATTGTATGAAGGTTTTAGAAAGTAAGCAAAAAGTATGTCCTAAATGTAATAGTAAATTAAAGCAAAGAGATGAGTATTCATATTTAAAAACACTTAGTTTTAGCCTTGTTGCTATCATATTTCTTTTTCCTGCAAATTTATTGCCAATGATGGAAGTTACAACCTTGGGTGTAGTGGAAAAAAGTACTATTTTTGATGGGATTTTATATTTTTTTCAAACAAAATCTTATTTTATTGCAATAGTCATTTTTATAGCTAGTATTGCAGTTCCTATATTTAAGCTTGCTGTACTTTTATATCTTTTGTATGTTACAAGATATAATAAAATTTCACTTGCTAAAAATGCTACAAAATATTATCGAATTATAAAATTTATAGGAAAATGGTCAATGCTTGATATTTTTGTAGTGGCTTTAATGATTGTAATGGTGCAGTTTGGAAATCTTACTAATATAAGTGCAGGTTTAGCAGCAATTGCATTTACTGTTGTTGTAATTTCAACTATGTTAGCAACACAAAGTTTTGATACTAGATTATTATGGGATAAGGATTAA
- a CDS encoding MlaD family protein, with protein sequence MIEQVEHNSVKKSSKFVFIIWLLPFIALLISSWMLYKHFDDQGEKISVYFNNAEGFVAGKTPLKYKGIKIGIISSIEVDEKNINRFLVKIEVHKKALPLVATKGAKFWKVEPKATITEISGLDTILSGVYIEAMPMVQNIQEIKKLKSQYTFEAVSEKPINYFDDGVFLTLKSEKGTLEVGSSVLYKSFIVGKIVKKNLIKNDIFYTIFIENDYKDLVKEDSNFWNISGVELKASLSGIKFKIDTLASLVAGGIEFDSDDFSPTLKDKTKVFNLYDNKEEIEYLKDYVILETKKEHGLQKEFSKVYYNGIEVAYVDDMSYMLNDNKGYLFIKFKKQFASLLEHNPYFQLISPEISLEKLENISSLIKGNHIKVFKTSSKKQNKKEIYSLHSLPMAKEVYTIVLKSDEGIKVSKNAPVYFKDIKVGRVKSKKLHKNSDELRLEVEIFKKYQYLVNQTTNFYMQSPVEFKASLENISFKTAPLSGFINSSIAFETSDVKAKKLSNRFYLFESYDKMLKDKYLQQKGERFTINIDDASKISQKSSVYYKGVEAGKIIDKKYNEKSNSVDVEVFIFDKFAKHINESTKFYSIGGIDVDFSLKKIDIKTTSLNTLIKGGVSFVTLNEKAKSVNRYFNFSFYDSLKDIYKEQNFNNDGLRVIVKAKRKSSLKVNSPVYYRQFKIGLVEKFELSNDGTHVKLQLYINKKFKHLVRENSIFYNATAFGMDISLFGVKVTTETLETLISGGISLVTPTKYEKKAQNLQEFILYDDVKNEWLEWNPKFEKL encoded by the coding sequence ATGATTGAACAAGTAGAACACAATAGTGTTAAAAAAAGTAGTAAGTTTGTATTTATTATTTGGCTTTTGCCTTTTATTGCCTTGCTTATTTCATCTTGGATGTTATATAAACATTTTGATGACCAAGGAGAAAAGATTAGTGTTTATTTCAATAATGCAGAGGGTTTTGTAGCTGGAAAAACACCTTTGAAATATAAAGGCATAAAAATAGGTATTATTTCAAGTATTGAAGTTGATGAAAAAAATATAAATAGATTTTTAGTAAAAATAGAAGTACATAAAAAAGCCTTACCTTTAGTTGCTACAAAAGGAGCTAAGTTTTGGAAAGTTGAACCAAAAGCTACAATTACAGAAATTTCAGGACTTGATACAATTCTTAGTGGAGTATATATAGAAGCAATGCCAATGGTTCAAAATATACAAGAGATAAAAAAATTAAAATCCCAATATACCTTTGAAGCTGTTAGTGAAAAACCAATAAACTATTTTGATGATGGAGTATTTTTGACATTGAAGTCTGAAAAAGGAACTTTAGAAGTTGGTTCTTCAGTCTTATACAAAAGTTTTATTGTAGGTAAAATAGTAAAGAAAAACCTTATTAAAAATGATATATTCTATACAATATTTATAGAAAATGATTATAAGGATTTAGTAAAAGAAGATAGTAACTTTTGGAATATTAGTGGTGTTGAATTAAAAGCTTCATTAAGTGGTATAAAATTTAAAATAGATACATTAGCCTCACTAGTTGCAGGCGGAATAGAGTTTGATTCAGATGACTTTAGTCCTACTTTAAAAGATAAAACAAAAGTGTTTAATTTATATGATAATAAAGAAGAAATAGAATACTTAAAAGATTATGTGATTTTAGAGACTAAAAAAGAGCATGGCTTACAAAAAGAGTTTAGTAAAGTTTATTATAATGGCATAGAAGTAGCTTATGTAGATGATATGAGCTATATGTTAAATGATAATAAAGGCTATTTATTTATAAAATTCAAAAAACAGTTTGCTTCTTTATTGGAACATAATCCATACTTTCAATTAATCTCACCAGAAATTTCCCTTGAAAAGTTAGAAAATATCTCTTCTTTGATAAAAGGAAATCATATAAAAGTTTTTAAAACTTCAAGTAAAAAACAAAATAAAAAAGAGATTTATAGCTTACATTCATTGCCAATGGCAAAAGAGGTTTATACTATTGTTTTAAAAAGTGATGAAGGAATAAAAGTATCAAAAAATGCACCTGTTTATTTTAAAGATATAAAAGTTGGAAGAGTTAAAAGTAAAAAACTTCATAAAAATTCAGATGAATTAAGACTTGAAGTAGAGATTTTTAAAAAGTATCAATATTTAGTAAATCAAACTACAAATTTTTATATGCAATCACCAGTTGAGTTTAAGGCTTCACTAGAAAATATTAGTTTTAAAACAGCTCCTTTAAGTGGTTTTATTAACTCATCTATTGCCTTTGAAACTAGTGATGTAAAAGCTAAAAAACTTTCAAATAGATTTTATTTATTTGAAAGTTATGACAAGATGTTAAAAGATAAATATCTTCAACAAAAAGGTGAAAGATTTACAATAAATATAGATGATGCTTCAAAAATATCTCAAAAAAGTAGTGTTTACTATAAGGGTGTAGAAGCTGGAAAAATAATTGATAAAAAATATAATGAAAAAAGTAATAGTGTAGATGTTGAGGTTTTTATATTTGATAAATTTGCAAAACATATAAATGAGTCTACTAAGTTTTATTCAATTGGAGGAATTGATGTTGATTTTTCATTGAAAAAAATAGATATAAAGACAACTTCTTTAAATACTTTAATAAAAGGTGGAGTATCTTTTGTGACTTTAAATGAAAAAGCAAAAAGTGTAAATAGGTATTTTAATTTTAGTTTTTATGATAGTTTAAAAGATATTTATAAAGAACAAAACTTTAATAATGATGGTTTAAGAGTTATTGTAAAAGCAAAAAGAAAAAGTTCTTTAAAAGTTAATTCTCCTGTTTATTATAGACAATTTAAAATAGGGCTTGTTGAAAAGTTTGAACTTTCAAATGATGGAACACATGTGAAACTTCAACTTTATATAAATAAAAAGTTTAAACATCTAGTTAGAGAAAACTCTATTTTTTATAATGCAACAGCTTTTGGTATGGATATTAGTCTGTTTGGAGTAAAAGTTACAACTGAAACTTTAGAAACTTTAATTTCAGGAGGAATCTCTCTTGTAACACCTACAAAATATGAGAAAAAAGCACAAAATTTACAAGAGTTTATTTTGTATGATGATGTAAAAAATGAGTGGTTAGAGTGGAATCCTAAGTTTGAAAAGCTATAA
- the rpe gene encoding ribulose-phosphate 3-epimerase: MLVAPSILSADFGKLDEEIKAICDGGCDLIHVDVMDGHFVPNMTIGPVVVTPVAKVATKPLDVHLMVENNTFFVDLFAPLKPEYISFHIESEKHPHRLIQKIRSYGIKPAIVLNPHSTPESIEYLLEDLDMVLLMSVNPGFGGQKFISSVIEKTQKLKQLINKRNPNCLIQVDGGVNDKNIHELKDAGVDVVVAGSYVFGNGDYSKAIKSLQI; encoded by the coding sequence ATGCTTGTTGCACCCTCTATATTATCAGCAGATTTTGGGAAATTAGATGAAGAAATAAAAGCAATTTGTGATGGTGGATGTGATTTGATTCATGTTGATGTAATGGATGGACATTTTGTTCCAAATATGACAATAGGCCCTGTTGTAGTTACTCCTGTAGCAAAGGTTGCTACTAAACCACTTGATGTTCATCTTATGGTTGAAAATAACACATTTTTTGTAGATTTATTTGCACCATTAAAACCAGAATATATATCTTTTCATATAGAAAGTGAAAAGCATCCCCATAGACTTATTCAAAAAATTAGAAGCTATGGTATAAAACCGGCAATTGTTTTAAATCCCCATTCAACTCCTGAAAGTATAGAGTATTTGCTTGAAGACTTAGATATGGTTTTACTAATGTCTGTAAATCCAGGTTTTGGTGGACAAAAATTTATTTCAAGTGTTATAGAAAAAACACAAAAGTTAAAACAACTTATCAATAAAAGAAATCCAAACTGTCTTATTCAAGTTGATGGAGGAGTAAATGATAAAAATATCCATGAACTTAAAGATGCTGGTGTTGATGTAGTTGTTGCTGGAAGTTATGTATTTGGAAATGGTGATTATTCAAAAGCTATAAAAAGTTTACAAATTTAG
- a CDS encoding efflux RND transporter periplasmic adaptor subunit — MYLSKRITVLIFTFILAIFTTACQDKKQNENTEEKVKTVKVDVHTLKKQTYPIWVNFSGKTQAYKNVAITSRVTGELENRHFEAGDFVKKDQLLFKIDDTKYKNIVEQKQATLEKDKASLNLAIANVKRYTPLVKKGLAPKEKLDQLIAEQKQLKAVVDADFAALKQAKLDVEYTLIKATIDGVIGKPLVDIGNMINASSTKLAKIVQSNPLYVNFNPSTDEVSLIKKYKSENKPKVEVIQSQNEYNTVKTTGHVDFIDNVTSETTGTVAMRAIINNDENLLLPGTFVEINLFITDEIPVIAVSPNNIGQNQLGSYVLVVNENNKIETRQLKLNYSNKDLIIISKGLKEGDKVIVSDITKLKNGVTAETTEVANPIKL, encoded by the coding sequence ATGTATTTATCAAAAAGAATCACTGTGCTTATTTTTACTTTTATCTTAGCTATATTTACTACAGCATGCCAAGATAAAAAACAAAATGAAAATACTGAAGAAAAAGTAAAAACAGTAAAAGTTGATGTTCATACATTAAAAAAACAAACTTATCCTATTTGGGTTAATTTTTCAGGGAAAACACAAGCTTACAAAAATGTAGCTATTACTTCAAGAGTAACAGGTGAACTTGAAAATAGGCATTTTGAAGCAGGAGATTTTGTAAAAAAAGATCAACTATTATTTAAAATAGATGATACCAAATACAAAAATATTGTAGAACAAAAACAAGCTACTTTAGAAAAAGATAAAGCAAGTTTAAATCTAGCAATAGCAAATGTAAAAAGATATACACCCTTAGTAAAAAAAGGTCTTGCACCAAAAGAAAAATTGGACCAACTAATAGCAGAACAAAAACAGTTAAAAGCAGTAGTTGATGCAGATTTTGCAGCACTTAAACAAGCAAAACTTGATGTGGAATATACCCTAATAAAAGCTACAATTGATGGAGTTATAGGAAAACCTTTAGTTGATATTGGAAATATGATAAATGCCTCTTCTACAAAATTAGCTAAAATAGTTCAATCAAACCCTTTATATGTAAACTTTAATCCAAGTACAGATGAAGTTTCACTAATTAAGAAGTATAAATCAGAAAATAAACCAAAAGTTGAAGTAATACAATCACAAAATGAGTACAATACAGTAAAAACAACAGGACATGTTGATTTTATTGATAATGTGACAAGTGAAACAACAGGTACAGTTGCAATGAGAGCTATAATAAACAATGATGAGAATCTTTTACTTCCTGGAACTTTTGTTGAAATAAATCTATTTATTACTGATGAAATACCAGTAATTGCAGTAAGCCCAAATAATATTGGTCAAAACCAATTAGGTTCATATGTACTAGTTGTAAATGAAAACAATAAAATAGAGACAAGACAACTTAAACTAAATTATAGTAATAAAGATTTAATAATCATCTCAAAAGGCTTAAAAGAAGGTGATAAGGTAATTGTAAGTGATATAACTAAACTTAAAAATGGTGTAACGGCTGAAACTACAGAAGTTGCAAACCCAATAAAATTATAG
- a CDS encoding phosphoribosylanthranilate isomerase, with translation MRVKICGITNLEDALEAIKAGANALGFVFYEKSPRYISALEAKKIVDKLPPFIQTVGLFVNESSKHINDICFLAGMQLAQIIDDEDKTEFDNLNVKYIEVIRAKSKEDLENLEESYYLIDAFVEEFGGAGKRVALEWFDKIDCSKIILAGGLKASNLKELKNYNFFAVDVSSGVESSKGKKDKEKMKEFIQKAHEI, from the coding sequence ATGAGAGTGAAAATTTGTGGTATAACAAACTTAGAAGATGCCTTAGAAGCTATCAAAGCAGGTGCAAATGCACTTGGATTTGTTTTTTATGAAAAAAGCCCAAGATATATCTCTGCACTAGAAGCAAAGAAAATAGTTGATAAACTTCCTCCTTTTATACAAACTGTAGGTCTTTTTGTAAATGAATCCTCAAAACATATAAATGATATATGTTTTCTTGCTGGAATGCAATTAGCTCAAATAATTGATGATGAAGATAAAACTGAGTTTGATAATTTAAATGTTAAATATATTGAAGTAATAAGAGCAAAATCAAAAGAAGATTTAGAAAATTTAGAAGAATCTTATTATTTAATTGATGCTTTTGTTGAAGAGTTTGGAGGGGCTGGTAAAAGGGTCGCTTTAGAGTGGTTTGACAAAATAGATTGTTCAAAAATTATTTTAGCAGGTGGATTAAAAGCTTCAAATTTAAAAGAGTTAAAAAACTATAATTTTTTTGCTGTTGATGTTAGTAGTGGAGTTGAATCATCAAAAGGTAAAAAAGATAAAGAAAAAATGAAAGAGTTTATACAAAAAGCACATGAGATCTAA
- a CDS encoding 2-oxoacid:acceptor oxidoreductase family protein has product MARTLMRFTGVGGQGVLLAGEIFAAAKIEAGGYGLKTATYTSQVRGGPTVVDITLENEPILFPYANDGEIDFMLSVAQISYDQFKNGVKPGGIIVIEPNLVKPTPEDKKIFKIYEIPIITIAKEEVGNVITQSVIALSIANYMTNNTVDNEILRKTMLSKVPAKVHDINNKAFDLGLKYAEEAIKDS; this is encoded by the coding sequence ATGGCTAGAACATTAATGAGATTTACAGGAGTTGGTGGGCAAGGCGTTTTACTAGCAGGAGAAATTTTTGCTGCTGCTAAAATTGAAGCTGGAGGCTATGGATTAAAAACAGCAACTTATACATCACAAGTAAGAGGTGGTCCAACAGTTGTTGATATTACATTAGAAAATGAACCTATTTTATTTCCATATGCAAATGATGGTGAGATTGATTTTATGCTTTCAGTTGCACAAATCTCTTATGATCAATTTAAAAATGGAGTAAAACCTGGTGGAATTATAGTAATTGAACCAAATCTTGTAAAACCAACACCAGAAGATAAAAAAATATTCAAAATATATGAAATTCCAATTATTACAATTGCAAAAGAAGAAGTAGGCAATGTAATTACACAATCAGTAATAGCTTTATCAATTGCAAACTACATGACAAATAATACAGTTGATAATGAAATATTAAGAAAAACAATGCTTTCTAAAGTTCCAGCAAAAGTACATGATATAAATAATAAAGCTTTTGATTTAGGCTTAAAATACGCAGAAGAAGCAATAAAAGATAGTTAA
- a CDS encoding HD domain-containing protein yields MFSQEEYLKALRFAAKAHKEQKTPYDLPYLTHVTSVAMEVIHASIESKLDDDKANKAISCALLHDVLEDTSFTFDDIFDEFGLDIAEGVEALSKNSDLPKKEQMQDSLNRILEQPYEVQLVKLADRITNLQKPPKHWDNEKKKAYLKEAKFILSCLKNSNLYLSARLEKKIEDYNQYID; encoded by the coding sequence ATGTTTTCTCAAGAAGAGTATTTAAAAGCTTTAAGATTTGCAGCAAAAGCACATAAAGAGCAAAAAACACCTTATGATTTGCCGTATTTAACACATGTTACAAGTGTAGCAATGGAAGTGATTCATGCAAGTATAGAGTCAAAACTTGATGATGATAAAGCAAATAAAGCAATATCATGTGCACTTTTACATGATGTACTTGAAGATACATCTTTTACTTTTGATGATATTTTTGATGAGTTTGGTTTAGATATAGCTGAGGGGGTAGAAGCTTTAAGTAAAAACTCTGATTTACCTAAAAAAGAGCAAATGCAAGATAGTTTAAATAGAATTTTAGAACAACCATATGAAGTACAATTAGTAAAACTTGCAGATAGAATAACAAACTTACAAAAGCCACCAAAACATTGGGATAATGAAAAGAAAAAAGCTTATTTAAAAGAGGCTAAATTTATTCTTTCATGTTTAAAAAATTCAAACCTTTATTTATCAGCAAGATTAGAAAAGAAAATAGAAGATTATAATCAATATATTGATTAA